Genomic DNA from Xyrauchen texanus isolate HMW12.3.18 unplaced genomic scaffold, RBS_HiC_50CHRs HiC_scaffold_871, whole genome shotgun sequence:
tcagtgcatcagagagcagcttcactcctgaatcctgcaggtcattgttactcaggtccagctctctcagggattttgatgattgtagaaatgaagacaaactttcacagcacagACCAGTGActctacaagctgcaaatctaaaacaaataaagaaacaatgataaaaaacagttttataaaacaaatggtaataccagagtgaatgctctacagtttgatatgaagggttgtgacagtcactgagccatttattgtttcattgtcacagctatgaaccacaatatattcatatcgtatattccaatgtacatttacatttatgcatttggcagacgcttttatccaaagcgacttacagagcccttattacagggacaatccccccggagcaacctggagttaagtgccttgctcaaggacacaatggtggtggctgtacgtactaataaatctgcaaacacaaacctcagtatttccagtgtagagtgaggactcttcagtgcatcagagagcagcttcactcctgaatcctgcaggtcattattactgagatccagctctctcagacttgaggagtttgagctgagaactgaggccagtgctgaacaacTTTGCTCTGTCAGATTGCAGCCCATCAAACTGAGCGAAATGACAAGATAACAGTGTGTTAATCTATATGTTTTAGTGAAGGCTTCTCAGCACAGCTGTTgggtacaaagaaaaaatatatggccACTGTGTTTGATTGCTCATAGTCGTTTGCTCATTTTTTGAAGCTCTTTTACTGTCAAGACCCAGTCTGGACTGCCCAACTTGTTTTGTTctggagttctgtctgttttggtccatgtgtgcatttgttttgagcacatgtctttgtttgtgtttgtgtcagccatGTGCTCTACTTACGCTGCCTCCTCATTCCACCTTGCCACACCTCCTTATCTGATCCTTGTTGCGTTGTTTGTCATCACTTGTTCCTCATGTGCTCTCCCTCTACATACTGTGCCTTCTACCTTCTTGTGTCTGTTAGATCATTAACTGATCATTAACATCTAACTGTTAGAACTCTAACACTGTTAGAGTTTGGTTAGTCAGTCATTCCTAGTCTGTTTCTCCAGttggtgttttgtttattttcttagtttcaaattggttctattaattttattgtgagagtttttggtttgtattttgtttttttttcataaaagctcTTTGTTTAGCATCCCAGCACTTGGGTCCAAATTCCTGAAAAATACCCTGATGTCTAAGAATTTTTGTCTCGAAAACATATTTGAACTTCCCCAAAACAACTataatgtatgatggaagtgaagttaggtcaattaagcagtttattaaagttatatattaacagcataatacttaaactgtttatcacacagttatagcctgttcattgttatgttaacatttaaatttgtgcaAATCGTGATTAATCCTGTCAAAAAATTAAttctaatgaaataaaattaaacatatatgatttatacataagccaAATATTTTTCTCAAGTGCAAAAATCACGAAATAATTCCACAAAGTGACATCAGCCTGCAACACGCTCAAAGTAATCAAGGGTTTAggttgttccagttaaacccattgcatgTCTTACAAAAGGTATTGGACACTCGCGACAACGTAAGCAGTGACATACATCCAAGTCCATGTGACAGAGTGAAGTATGCAAGGggatacaatttttaaatggatGGTAGGCCTGAGCAGCACACTGAGGCGTGAATTAGGCAAATGTGCCACATAGCGACGTAGCTATTtcacagaagtaatggctggactgcaaaccatgtctttcaggcagttcaggagcagtgttttcggtGCGAGAGTGTAACACCCTTTGGGGTGgaatttgtgctttgtaactttgcagaccttttacatgcacaaacagctatattacacactaatggAAAGGTAATGTCCCAATAagtataatagggcctctttaagccTAATCTAGACACTAATCAGataatttactgttttaacaatgtaaacaaaaaaatgatgtcactgtgacatcatcataCGTAACAACTTGCTCCAAAAAAAGTCAATTGTTTAGCTGTTTTCAATGGCAGCAAATGTAGGTGCTTCTCTTTCACACTGTGGCCCCGTTTTTCAGACCACCGTGTAAAACACTTGGCATTAAGCTGAGAAGTCAATTTAATCTAtcaatcttttaaagagaaaataaggctttgacatcaTGTATTTATACTTGCGCTCATCCTATAATGACatgagagatttcagaagacatgacaacatttctggTAAGTGAACACAGTGATCAACGATGCtctctggtttttatggtgcatttagagaatttttagggagagaatgtttcagtgcactggaatgattttgcgACTGGGACAGCTGtaaaaatggctgactccctgaACAATGCTTTGATTAGTGAACAAGAGAGCTGATTGAGATACACCTAATGAATATTATTGAGTGCGTTCAACTTCAACTGCAGCTTGCCTTATCGATCTGCAAGATTTACCAATTGTAGTAGCAGGAGGAGATGAAAACGGAGCCGTCAAGCCGGACACATTCTGCTTCACGACATGTGCTGAACCCATATTAGTCACAGAAGATCCCACGatgattgctttgtttattacagatgaagtggtaatcagaactcaggtttgaaatgtaaatattgatttgaaaaggtcaaattattttgataccaataaaggagtccatatttttagtaatttggaattgtttttaggaataaacatgatattactatgaaAAACATATTATAATATGAGATCAATAATGTGCTGTTATAAAACATTAATTAGTGAGAGTTTAGTGGAACTGTAGATTTCATAATTAACACCTTGTTAATTGCATACCATCATACTACTCTTAATTCTTTCTCAGACTGACATAGCTgaagtagtaaaagtagtatgtgTCGCATCCCATGAAACACACGTCACCATTGTCATCTGTGATTCTGGCCAATCATGAATAAGTTGTGACATCATCAAAGCTCTTGCAGCCACTGGAGAAGCTGCATTGGCAGTGCCAGCCGGCTGTTCTTGAATTGCTCTCGCGGTTCTTTAATGGCATACATCACGGTGACGCGGCACTGACGCCATCTTAAGTCACACAACATTTCTaaccgacatgcactgcttcaagtcaaacTCTGATCGGATCTGATCACACAGCGCTGCATGAAGTTAAACATCTATTGATTACACTTAGATGAAAACATTACCTACAGATGATAACACAATATTTACCACCAAATTCTCTTTTCCTCTGTGTACAATcttctaatttaacaataatgtcacctcagtaaatcagtcaacaaagataaacacttgacataaagccgtctaaactaataattcattaccaatctaaataaatattgatcgCTATATTATTCACACCttaatgcaattttatatattaaagtataacataatttaatatagtttttaataaaatccattaaaggattatcaaaacagaaacagaaaaactgtgtaaaataaacattgcaggaataaaggaagctacaatatgacaaataaattaataaagtaaaaaacaatcaaacccttaaaataatagtaataattattcagtattctaataataaacttgactgagtCCCTcgataataattcagtattgtatcatatttaactgggtttttgcacatcatgttcattaaagaaatgttttagtaaaaatatatgcaggtaaataatgatttatttatgaggctgatgtgtattattgtatgtggaagcataaataaaaatgataaagtatcagtataaagtaaataaagtatcgttttgtatttatttagtggaaaactgtagaaaacatgcttttgttattttaaactagattattaactttgcattaaacattttgaatctatttggcaacaatgtctgtttaaaatgaaggtaaaactattaaaagtaacacatgaaaccaaacaaacatcaaaatagtaTAAGGGGTTGTTTTTAATCTAACAAAGTACATTAAAATCTAACCTCTgctatttaatttcaataaagtgagtttaaaacactaaattactcactcagcttttctggatgctttgatcaccggcagcagcctcagaagacattcatgtgatggatcatatttcctcagattaaactgatccagctcctcttctgagttcagcaacacaaacaccagagctgaccactgagcaggagagagacggactccagagagacgattgatatctcttctgttcacgtatgtttgtacttcctgcactagagaatgatcattgagttcattcagacagtggaacagattgatggatttctctggagagggATTCTCCCTGATCTTCATCTTAATGTACTCAACTATTTCCTGTTTGCTGTCAGAGCTGCTTCCTGTCTGTGTCAGTAGGTCTCGTAAGATTGTCTGATTGGACTTCAGTGAGAGACCCAGAAGGAATCGAATGAAAAGGTCCAGGTGTCCGTTCTCACTCTGTAAGGCCTTGTCCACTTCACTCTTCAGGAAATCACTCATTCTTGACTTGTTTTGCAGAAACTTGAATAAAGCAGCGAGAAactcctgaatgctcagatgcacaaagctgaacaccttccccaggtgcagtccaaactcctctctgaagatttgggtacaaactcccgagtacactgacgcttctctgacatcaatgccacactctctcaggtcctcctcatagaagatcaggttccctttttccagctgttgaaaagccagttttcccagagacagaatcctctttctagcctgctgaagatccacctcacatttcccatcatacttctggctcttcagtttgctctgaaagatcaggaagtgtgtgaacatttgagtgagagtcttggggatctctgcactctctgcttcactcaacagtctctggagaacagtggctgaaatccaacagaagactggtatgtgacacatgatgtacaggcttcttgatgatttcatgtgtgtgatgattctgttggccagacgctcatcttttattctcttcctgaaatactcgtccttctgagggtcattgaagcctcgtacatctgtgagctggtcaacacactcaggaggaatctgattggctgctgctggtcgagaggtgatccagagcagagcagaaggaagcagattccccttgatgaggttggtcagcagcacatccactgaggccgattctgtcacatcacacaaaatatcattgttctggaaatctagaggaagtcgacactcatccagaccatcaaaaatgaaaatgactttgtagtcatcaaggaatgttttcaattctctcagttcttttgtatctgtgaaaaactgatgaagaagatccatcaaactgatatttgtgtgcttcatcagattgagctctctgaaaggaagtggaaatatgaagtgaacatcctgatttgcttttccttcagtccagtccacaatgaacttctgcacagagacagttttcccaattccagcaactcctttagtcagcacagttctgatggctttgtgttgtccaggtaaggctttaaagatgtcattgcatttgattggtgtttcctgtgtctctgctctcctggatgctgtctcaatctgtctcacctcatgttcattattgatctctgcactccctccctctgtgatgtacagctctgtgtagatctcattcacaagtgttgagctgctttgatttgacattccttcagtaattctctggaatttctcttttagttttgttttgagtttttgttgatgcacagaaatcagttctgatgtaaagaggaaaagaaatgggaattataattgatgttgatgtttaatggtcattagacattaagtttattttctttcactaatattgagtgaatccagacactgtgtgtttcctctgaaggtgacgtgatgtaatagtgacgtgagtgcgagctcttactggtttgaagtgtgttagcgaggtctgtctgcttcatcttcttcaggacgtgcagtgtgatcttcagaaacccctctctgactctgctctgaccttcatcatcctcctcctctctctcagagcatgctggggaatctgagatcagtagtctcttgatactcttcagctctttcttcatcagagagatgattttgtgctcaagttcctgaaatcagtgaacattcaaacaacaaactTCATTCAGTAACAGACAAGAACTGAAGGATCAGTGGACAAGAATCACCActcattgtgtttgtgctgtgtgtgtgtgtgtgtgtgtgtgtgtgtgtgtgtgtgtgtgttattaagattAGGGTGAAGCTGAAAAACAgcctatgtctctctctctacacagcacaggcacgcacacacacacacacacactgcacacactcacacacacacacacacacacacctcaaaaatGGAGTCCAATGGCACTTTCCAGCAGTTGACTCTGATTCATCCTGTTTGTTTCTGTAGTTGATCAAAGACTCTCCTGAACTGAAGTTAAGTGGATGATCCATtgaccggtcactcttcatggacacacagctgggttcaggagattctccatgaatgacactaaaacagcaattaaacagagtttagttcaagtgtttttttagtaatctgaaaacataatttcaacatccagtgca
This window encodes:
- the LOC127642823 gene encoding NACHT, LRR and PYD domains-containing protein 3-like — encoded protein: MKKELKSIKRLLISDSPACSEREEEDDEGQSRVREGFLKITLHVLKKMKQTDLANTLQTKLISVHQQKLKTKLKEKFQRITEGMSNQSSSTLVNEIYTELYITEGGSAEINNEHEVRQIETASRRAETQETPIKCNDIFKALPGQHKAIRTVLTKGVAGIGKTVSVQKFIVDWTEGKANQDVHFIFPLPFRELNLMKHTNISLMDLLHQFFTDTKELRELKTFLDDYKVIFIFDGLDECRLPLDFQNNDILCDVTESASVDVLLTNLIKGNLLPSALLWITSRPAAANQIPPECVDQLTDVRGFNDPQKDEYFRKRIKDERLANRIITHMKSSRSLYIMCHIPVFCWISATVLQRLLSEAESAEIPKTLTQMFTHFLIFQSKLKSQKYDGKCEVDLQQARKRILSLGKLAFQQLEKGNLIFYEEDLRECGIDVREASVYSGVCTQIFREEFGLHLGKVFSFVHLSIQEFLAALFKFLQNKSRMSDFLKSEVDKALQSENGHLDLFIRFLLGLSLKSNQTILRDLLTQTGSSSDSKQEIVEYIKMKIRENPSPEKSINLFHCLNELNDHSLVQEVQTYVNRRDINRLSGVRLSPAQWSALVFVLLNSEEELDQFNLRKYDPSHECLLRLLPVIKASRKADLMGCNLTEQSCSALASVLSSNSSSLRELDLSNNDLQDSGVKLLSDALKSPHSTLEILRFAACRVTGLCCESLSSFLQSSKSLRELDLSNNDLQDSGVKLLSDALKSPHCILEILRFAACRFTDQCCESLSSFLQSSKSLRELDLSNNDLQDSGVKLLSDALKSPHCILEILRLSGCMVTEEGCCSVASALRSNLSRLKELDLSYNHPGESGVRLLSERLNDPNCTLDKLKYVEL